GGACCGAAGCTCTCCGTCGGCTCCGAGACTACGATCCGTCCCATTACGGCCAAAGTCGCAACTTTCTCGACGGCTCGGTATCGCGGCTTTCAGCCTACTTGCGACATGGGATGCTTTCGCCCGTCGAAGTGCGCGAGTTTCTGCAATCGGCCTTTCCGAAGGACCCGGCTCGGCGGGAAGAATTTCTGAGGCAGTTGGCGTGGCGGGACTTCTTCGAGAAAGTGTTGTCCTGGTATGGCCGTGGGCTCGAAAACGATCTCGAGGAACCGAAGCATAGGGTCACGCGTTACCATCGCATGCCTCTGGATGTGTTGCAAGGGGAGACTGGATTACCCTGTATCGACGGCATGCTCAGTGAGTTGTTTAGCACAGGTTACCTGCACAATCATGCTCGGCTCTGGTTCGCAGCCTACTTATGCCATTTCCGTGGCGTTCGCTGGCAGGAGGGAGCCCAACTGTTCCGTCAACATCTCTACGATGGCGATATCGCGAGCAATTCGTCCAGTTGGCAGTGGGTCGAAAGCACGTTTTCCTCCAAGCCCTATTTTGCCAACAAAGACAACATTGCCAAGTTCAGCGGAGGCCGCTGGTGCAACGCCTGTCGGGTGAAATGTCCGTTCGAAGCGGATTATCCCACTCTTCAGCATCGATTGTTTGCCGGTTCTTCGGCTCCGATGGCCAAACCGACTCCGGCAGCGGAATCGAAGCGAGTCGAACTTTCGGCGACCGATACCGGACAATGCCTCGGGCCGCTCCCGCCGGCCTCCGATCTGGTGTGGGTACACGACGCGGCCATGTCCTGGGAGGATCCGGCTCTCAAAGCGAATCCCGAAGCGGCCGTGGCGTTTGTCTTCGACGAGCCGGCATTGCGGGCGGAGCCGTGGGCTTATCATCGACTGGCATTCGTGCTGGAGGGCTTGGAAGATCTCTTCGAGCATCTGCCGAACCCCACGAAACTGGTGCTCGTCGGCGCTCCCGCCGATCAACTTGCAGTCCTCGCCAACGCACTCGGGGCGTCTACGGTTCACCTCTCGGAGCATCCGAACCCTACAGTTTTGGAAACCGCGATTCAGTTACAGAAAGGGAGCAAGGTTATCGTGCACTCCCGGCCGGTGTTTGCAGAGTACTCGCAGGAGCCCAAGCGTTTCTCGCGATACTGGGAACGTGTGGCCCAACAAGTGTTGGGTTATCGGCCGAAATCCGCCAGACGGATGCACTAGTGAAGCTTTCCGCCGCGATCGGGCGGGCGAATAAGTACGCATCCTAGATGCAATTAACACAAAGCCGGCGATGAAATTCCGGGAGTCATCAATGAGTTTTGGAACAGTTCCACCGAAGGAAGGAGAATACCGGGGAGGGAGGCTCGGGGAATGCGGACTTAGCGACACCATCTCAGATAGCTTCGTACCGCGTTTGCACAAAGCGGATCCAGTACGAACGGTTTGAACCTTTCCGTCTACAACGGCTCAGAGCTTTGTAAATGGTCTTCGGTTACCGATTCGAATGCTTCGGAAATGCAATTTGGAATTTTTTAGTCATACTTATAACGACGAACATTTAGCGTTACAATCAATTGGTGTCCAGAAACGGGGGCTAGCCGTTACAGCTATCCCGAAAGTCAGCTTCTAGGAATGTGGGCTTTCATACTCGCAGCATGCCTATAACCTACACGGCGAAGCGTAGACGGCGAGTCCGAAAGCCAGGCGATTGAGCGTCGAAAGAACTTTCGTGGGAGCCTTTTCTTTTCACATACCAGGGGCCGCGCTACTGTACTGGAAGGGTCTGGTAGGAGCAGTCCTGCCGGCGTGCGATGAGCCACTCAGCGACATGTTGCTGGCACGTCGGCTAGCTCCTTGGCCATGAAGTTGACCAAAACGGCTAAGTATCCGGGGTGGATCCCTTCGGTTCGGAAATTCCTGTTTACACAATTTTTACGCCGCCCCTCTCCATATTGAGCCTTTCTTGAAATCGCAACGATTAGAATTCGATCGAAGATAATTTGAAACCCGCTGCGGCGGAGGGAGGATCGCATCGTCGGATTTTCTCCCCTCGAGCTTCACAGCGAGGCTACATTCCTTCGACTCTCCAGTCTCCGGGGGTCGGGTCTCGGAAGGCTAGTGGACTCATGAGAAGAATACTATTCGGATTGTTCGTGATCGGGAGTGGCCTCACGCTCTGCGGCTGTGGCCGATCGGATTCTCTGTA
The genomic region above belongs to Telmatocola sphagniphila and contains:
- a CDS encoding FAD-binding domain-containing protein translates to MILRPPIHRASFLQRLQGCFLGEPKHGPLPGGRTEALRRLRDYDPSHYGQSRNFLDGSVSRLSAYLRHGMLSPVEVREFLQSAFPKDPARREEFLRQLAWRDFFEKVLSWYGRGLENDLEEPKHRVTRYHRMPLDVLQGETGLPCIDGMLSELFSTGYLHNHARLWFAAYLCHFRGVRWQEGAQLFRQHLYDGDIASNSSSWQWVESTFSSKPYFANKDNIAKFSGGRWCNACRVKCPFEADYPTLQHRLFAGSSAPMAKPTPAAESKRVELSATDTGQCLGPLPPASDLVWVHDAAMSWEDPALKANPEAAVAFVFDEPALRAEPWAYHRLAFVLEGLEDLFEHLPNPTKLVLVGAPADQLAVLANALGASTVHLSEHPNPTVLETAIQLQKGSKVIVHSRPVFAEYSQEPKRFSRYWERVAQQVLGYRPKSARRMH